The Impatiens glandulifera chromosome 8, dImpGla2.1, whole genome shotgun sequence genome includes a window with the following:
- the LOC124913326 gene encoding secreted RxLR effector protein 161-like, giving the protein MESCSTASTPMSSSIKLDKDEDGQSVDIIAYRGIIGSLLYIIASKSDILFDVGVCGRFKANLKQSYYVVAKRILKYLKGTQNVGLWYLKDFSFNLISYSAADYAGCKVDRKSTSGTCQFLSDRLISWYNKK; this is encoded by the coding sequence ATGGAGAGTTGCTCTACTGCCTCAACACccatgagctcatcaatcaagcttgataaggatgaagatggtcaaagtgTTGACATCATTGCATATCGTGGGATCATTGGTTCTCTGCTCTATATAATAGCTAGCAAGTCGGACATTCTCTTCgatgttggtgtttgtgggagaTTTAAAGCTAATCTTAAACAATCTTATTATGTAGTTgctaaaagaattttaaaatatcttaagggcACTCAAAATGTTGGACTGTGGTATCTGAAAGATTTTAGTTTCAATTTGATCAGCTACTCTgctgcagactatgcaggttgtaaggtGGACAGGAAGAGCACCAGTGGAACGTGCCAATTCCTTAGTGATCGACTTATTTCCTGGTACAACAAGAAGTAG